GGCGTATCTCACCGAAATCATTCTGCTGGGCTGCATCGCCCTGCGCGTTGGCAAGAAGCTCGAATGGGACGGCCCCAAAATGCGCGCCCTGAACGCGCCCGAGGCGGCCGCCTACATCAAGCGCCACTATCGCAAAGGCTGGTCGTTGGCCTAGTTCGCCATTCCCGCCATGCCCTTGCCGGTTCTCAACGTCGCGCAAATGCGCGCGTGGGAGGCTGCTTCCTGGGCCGCCGGCCGGACCGGGGCGGAAGTGATCCGGCAGGCGGGTGTCGCCGTGGCGCGTCAGGCCCTGTCCATGACGCGCAACGGCGACCTCATTTTGCTGCTGGCTGGGAAAGGCCACAACGGTGACGACGCCCGCGCCGCCCTGCCCCATCTTGAAGGTCGCGAAGTGGACTGCCTCAACGTGCTGGATCCGGCTCAAGACTTGGCGGCGTTGCAGACCAGCCTGGCTCGCCAGCCGGCCCTGGTGGTTGATGCGTTGTTCGGCATCGGCTTGAACCGGCTGCTGGACCCGAACTGGCAGAAGTTCATTGTCACCTTGAACGCGGCGCACCGGCCGGTCATCGCGGTTGATGTTCCTTCGGGTTTGAATGCGGACACCGGCGAACCAATGGGCGCCGCCGTGGTGGCGACCGTGACGTTGGCGGTCGGCGCGCCGAAAACCGGTCAGCTCGCCGCATGTGCCTGGCCGTTCGTCGGCCGGCTGCAAATCGCCACCGACATTGGGCTCGTGAATCCGCCGTCCGACGAGAGCGAAAGCAGCTGGGTTGAGCCTCGCGACTTCCGCAATTTTCCACCGCCCCGTCCCGCCACAGCCCACAAGGGCGATTTCGGTCACCTGGGCATTGTGGCCGGCAGTCTGGGGTATCATGGTGCCGGCGTGTTGTGCACCCGCGCGGCCCAGCGCGCACAGGCCGGACTGGTGACCTTGCACACGCTGCCCGAGGTCTTCAACCCCGTGGCGGCCCAGCTTCAGGGCGCAATGGTGCGGCCGTGGTCAGCCGGCACGCAGCTATCCGAACCTTACACCGCCGTGCTCCTCGGGCCGGGTTTGGCGGCCAAGGCCGCAGCGGACGCGCTTTTGCCCGTGGTCCGGGAATTGTGGCACAGTTCGCCGGTGCCGGTCATCGTGGATGCCAGCGCGCTTGACTGGTTGCCGGAAGGCGCCGTCCCGCACGGCGCGATCCGTGTCATCACGCCCCATCCGGGCGAAGCCGCGCGGCTTTTGAAATCCTCACCGGCGCAGGTTCAGGCGGATCGTCCCGGCGCGCTGCGCGAAATCTCGCGGCGGCTGGGCGACTGTTGGGTCGTGTTGAAAGGGCATCAGACGCTGGTCGGGCGCAGCACCGGCGCACTCTCCGTGAATTCCTCCGGCAACCCGAAACTCGCCCAGGGCGGGAGCGGTGATGTGCTGGCGGGCTACGTCGCCGGCTTGCTGGCCCAGCCGGCGTTGCAGGTCGATTGCTTTCAAACGCTGCGCTACGCCGTCTGGCAACACGGAGCGGCGGCGGATGCGCTCTCCAGCCAGCGGCCCAACTGGGTGGTCGAGGAACTGGCCGCCACCGTGGGAATGGTTCAGGCGGACTAGCACCGGAGCATTTCCAAGCCGGCGAGACGGAGCTTTTCCGCGACGAACCGCCTGTTAAGCTGGCCGCGCATGACCGCATTGACGAACAAACAAATCAGCAAACTGAAGGGACTCGGCCAACGGCTCGAACCCGTGGTCCGCGTCGGGCACGCCGGCCTCAGCGACGGTTTGTTTGCCAGCTTGAACCAGGCGTTGGACGACCATGAACTGGTCAAGGTGAAGTTTGCCGACTTCAAGGACCAGAAGAAGGCGCTGGCGCCGCAGCTCGCGGAACGCTCCGGGAGCCAGCTCATCATGCAGGTCGGCAACGTCGTCGTGCTCTACCGCCCCCAGGCGGACCCCGCGAAACAGAAGATCCAATTCTGACCGGCCGGCCGGAGCCTCCGACAACCGCGGCGGCGCGGACATTTTTCCGGCGGCCGCGCAAGTTCGGATTGCACGCCGTCGGGACATCGCCCAAGCTCACCGCCAACACCCGGCGGGCGGATTGCCGTTTGCCGCAGGAAAACCAACCAGGGAATCATTTTGTGAGCGAAATCCTTGTCATCGGCCACCGGAACCCCGACACGGATGCCATTTGCAGCGCGCTGGGCTACGCGGAATTCAAGCGCCGCACGGGAATGCCCGAAGCCGTCGCCGCCCGCTGCGGGGACACCAACGACCGCATCGATTTCGTGCTCCGCACGTTCGGCGTGGAGCCGCCGCGCTTCGTGGCCGACGTGGCCCCCAAGGTGCGCGACGTCATGGGCCGCAACCTCGTGCGCGTGCTGCCGGACACACCGATTGTCGAGGCGCTCGCCACGATGGACGAAAACAACATCCGCGTCCTGCCGGTGCTGAACGAGCAGCGGCAGTGTGAAGGGCTGGTGTCCGTTTTCAAGATCAGCCAGTTTTACCTGCCCGGCATGCACCGCATTTTCGAGTCGCGCCGCGTCCTGGCTTCGCTGGTGGGACTGGCCCGTTCGCTGGGCGCCACGGTCATCAACGCCGTCAAACCGCGTCAGGAGGAGGAACTGGTCCTCATGATCGGCGCCATGGCGCTTGATTCGTTCCGCCTGCGGCTGCTGACGTATGAGCCGGAAAAATTGATCGTGGTGGTCGGCGACCGGCGGGACATCCAGCAACTGGCCATCGAACACCGCGCGCGCTGCATCGTGGTCACCGGCGGACTGGAAATTGACCCTGAATTGGTGGAACTGGCCAGGCGTTTCGAGGTCAGCGTGCTGCTTTCCCCGCACGATTCCGCCACCACGGCGATGTTGTGTCGCGCCGCGATCAGCGTGCAGCACATGCTCGACGACGATTTCGTCACCGTGCAGGAGGACGAGCCGCTGCGCACCGCCCAGCGCGCCGTGCGGGATAAAATGTTTGCCGCGTTCCCCGTCGTGAACGAGCAGAACGAGGTCGTGGGCATGTTGTCCAAGTCCGACTTCCTCAAACCGGTGGATCGCAAACTGATTCTGGTCGATCACAACGAGCTGTCCCAGGCCGTGCACGGCGCGGACGAGGTCGAAATCATCGAAATCATCGACCATCATCGCTTGGGCGCGCTGACCACGCCGCAGCCGATTTATTTCCTCAACGACCCGGTGGGCTCCACCAGCACCATCGTAGCGGACTGTTTCTTCCGCCAAGGCGTCGAACTACCCAAATCCATTGCGGGCCTGCTGCTGGCCGGCGTGGTTTCCGACACGCTCAACCTGACCTCGCCCACGACCACGGCGCGCGACGCCGCGGTCCTGAAACGGCTGGAGCAAATTTCCGGCGTCAATGGCGCCGAGTTCACCGAGAAACTTTTCAGCTCGGGCTCCATTCTCACGTCCAAGCCGGCCGACCAGGCCATCACCGCCGATTGCAAGGAATACGTCGAGCGCGGTCGTTCCTTCAGCGTGGCGCAGATCGAGGAGATTGGCTTTGACAACTTCTGGAAACGCAAGACCGAGGTCATGACTGCCCTGCAAACTTACCGCGCCCAAAACCGGTATTACCTGTCGGCCCTGCTGGTCACGGATGTAGTGAAACAGGATTCCCTCCTGCTCGTCGCCGCGGAGGCGGCGTTCCTGAATCTCATCGACTATCCGGAGTTGGAGCCCGGCATCCACAGGCTCAACGATGTTGTCTCGCGCAAGAAGCAACTGCTGCCCTACCTGACCCACTGCCTGCAACGCGTGAAATGACCGGAGGCCCGACCCGCGTTTCAGGATTTCCCCTCCGCCTCTTCCAGACAAACCTGCAGCTTGGCTGCCAGTTCGTCCACGACCGGCCGGGCAAACAGGCCCCGGCGCACGCCCGGCAGGGTGATGATGCGCGTCGCGCGGGCGTGGCGGCGCATCATCAGCCGGCGGTCTCCGCCGTCGTAACGCGTGTCCGCCGTCGTGAAAAGCGTGAGGGTGCCGGGATACGGCCGGGGCCGGTAACGCCGGTTGGCCAGGCTGTTCATGTTGCCGACGAAATGACGGTATTCGGTCAATCCTCGCTGGGTGCGGCCCCCGCCGAGGCCGCGCACGACGGTCCAGCGCAACATCCGCGCCGCGTCCCGAATCGGATCGCGCACGCTGCCAAACCACTTTTCGCGCCAGTCCGGATGCCACCAGGCCGGAAACGGGTGCGGCACGTCCAGCAGCGCCAGCAACGCCACCGGCCGGCCCGCACGGACGAGCTGCTGCGCCATTTCAAATGCCACGATGCCGCCCATGCACGTGCCGGCCAGCAGGTAGGGGCCTGTCGGATCCTGGGCGATGACTTCCCGCACGTAACGCTCGGCCATGGTTTCAATGCGCGTCAGCGGCCAGCCTTCGCCTTGCAGCCCGATGGATTGCAGTCCGAAGACCGGGCGTGGCTTCAGGCGCCGCACCATCAGGCTGTAAGTCGTCACGTCGCCCTGCCCGCTGTGCACCAGGAACAACGGGCGCCCAGTTGCGGCAGTCCGCAACACGACCAGCGGGCTGGGCGAAGCCAGGACGACGTGCTCCGCGAGCAGCGGCGCCAGCCGGGCGATGGTGCTGTGTTCCGCGAGCGTGGAAGGCGGCAGCACGGCGCCAAACTTGTCTGCGATTTGCATGAGCACCTCCACGGCTTGCAGCGATGTGCCGCCGAGCTCGAAAAAATCATCCTGCCGGCCGATGCTGGGAATCCCGAGCACCGCCTGCCAGATCCAGCTCAAGTTTTTCTCCACAATGTCGC
Above is a window of Verrucomicrobiia bacterium DNA encoding:
- a CDS encoding NAD(P)H-hydrate dehydratase, translated to MPLPVLNVAQMRAWEAASWAAGRTGAEVIRQAGVAVARQALSMTRNGDLILLLAGKGHNGDDARAALPHLEGREVDCLNVLDPAQDLAALQTSLARQPALVVDALFGIGLNRLLDPNWQKFIVTLNAAHRPVIAVDVPSGLNADTGEPMGAAVVATVTLAVGAPKTGQLAACAWPFVGRLQIATDIGLVNPPSDESESSWVEPRDFRNFPPPRPATAHKGDFGHLGIVAGSLGYHGAGVLCTRAAQRAQAGLVTLHTLPEVFNPVAAQLQGAMVRPWSAGTQLSEPYTAVLLGPGLAAKAAADALLPVVRELWHSSPVPVIVDASALDWLPEGAVPHGAIRVITPHPGEAARLLKSSPAQVQADRPGALREISRRLGDCWVVLKGHQTLVGRSTGALSVNSSGNPKLAQGGSGDVLAGYVAGLLAQPALQVDCFQTLRYAVWQHGAAADALSSQRPNWVVEELAATVGMVQAD
- a CDS encoding YhbY family RNA-binding protein, giving the protein MTALTNKQISKLKGLGQRLEPVVRVGHAGLSDGLFASLNQALDDHELVKVKFADFKDQKKALAPQLAERSGSQLIMQVGNVVVLYRPQADPAKQKIQF
- a CDS encoding putative manganese-dependent inorganic diphosphatase, producing MSEILVIGHRNPDTDAICSALGYAEFKRRTGMPEAVAARCGDTNDRIDFVLRTFGVEPPRFVADVAPKVRDVMGRNLVRVLPDTPIVEALATMDENNIRVLPVLNEQRQCEGLVSVFKISQFYLPGMHRIFESRRVLASLVGLARSLGATVINAVKPRQEEELVLMIGAMALDSFRLRLLTYEPEKLIVVVGDRRDIQQLAIEHRARCIVVTGGLEIDPELVELARRFEVSVLLSPHDSATTAMLCRAAISVQHMLDDDFVTVQEDEPLRTAQRAVRDKMFAAFPVVNEQNEVVGMLSKSDFLKPVDRKLILVDHNELSQAVHGADEVEIIEIIDHHRLGALTTPQPIYFLNDPVGSTSTIVADCFFRQGVELPKSIAGLLLAGVVSDTLNLTSPTTTARDAAVLKRLEQISGVNGAEFTEKLFSSGSILTSKPADQAITADCKEYVERGRSFSVAQIEEIGFDNFWKRKTEVMTALQTYRAQNRYYLSALLVTDVVKQDSLLLVAAEAAFLNLIDYPELEPGIHRLNDVVSRKKQLLPYLTHCLQRVK